The following nucleotide sequence is from Gymnodinialimonas sp. 202GB13-11.
CTTGCCCCATGCCGAGATTGCCGAATTCATGGAAGACCTGTCAGGCCGCACAGGCGTCGCGGCGCGGGCGCTGGCCTTTACCATTCTGACGGCGGCACGTTCCGGCGAGACGCGTGGCGCGACATGGGCCGAGATTGATCTGGGCGCGAAGGTTTGGACGATCCCGGCGGACAGGATGAAGGCGGGCAAAGAACACCGGGTTCCGCTGACGTCTGAGGCAATCGCTTGCCTTGGCGCTAAGCGAGACGAAGCAGCGTCGATCTTCGAAAGCGAAACCAAACTGGGAAAGCCGATTTCGGATATGAGCATGACAGCGGTCCTGCGCCGCATGGGGCGCGACGACATTACGGTTCATGGCTTCCGGTCGACCTTCCGAGACTGGGCTGGCGAGACTACGGCTTTCCCGCGAGAAGTGATCGAAGCGGCGCTGGCCCATGGCATCAAAGACAAGGCGGAAGCAGCTTATGCCCGGTCTGATCTATTCGACAAACGACGAAAGCTGATGGGAGCATGGTCCAGCAGAGCAGTGGGTTCCGACCAAAGACAAAACATTATCGCAATCTGAATCAGTCAGCTGACCTCGATAACTGTATCGTAAAGTCCATAACGAGTCAGACCAGAATGGCTATCGATGCCGCTGTATGACAGCGACGCGTCCTCATATCTGCGGAATGCGAATACAGCTTGGTTCATATGCTCGGTGTTGAACACCTTGAGGCGAACCAGCAAATGGAAGTCAGCAACGGTCAGCCCCGTCACGCTCAAGAAAAGATCAGGTTCAAGTTTCGTAATTACATCTTGCAGCGTGTTTTCGCGGAAGTCTGTCAGATACATAAACGCGGGTATCCGAGTTGCGAACTTGACCAGCTTTTCCTGAACGAGTTTGCGCTTCGATTTAAACTCTTTCTCCTCAGCGGAAAGCTCTTTCTTTTCCTTCTCCGAAATGTCGCCCGATTTAGCTTTGCCCTTTAGTTCCTTGACCTTCTCGCTCTTGTTGATGATCGTTTCGATGATGTTGTCGCCGAGCGCGCGCCACCCTTCGATACGCTCCACCGCTTTCATGGCTTCTTCGTTGTCCATGATGCGTCGCAGGGTGTCGTTATCGACGTTCACCAACAGCGCGCTTTCCCATTTGCGAGCCAGCAGTGTCGCAGAGGTTCCGGCCATCGCTATGTCCAGAATGCCACCAGCATCAATCTGGGTCATGTTCGCGCCGTCGTAAGCGAGAACAGGCAGGAAAGACACAAGATCACGAACCGCGTTTTCTGGGTTCGGTTCGTTTGGTGAAAGCCCAATGCCGTATTCCGACAACTGCCTGAGGGCGCGAGTCGGTGCAAAATCAAAGACAAAGCAAACCGGCTTGAGAACTTCTTCCTCGTTGGGATTGTCGCCATTCGGGTTCTTGATCGCCCACGGCGACTGCACCCTAAACGCGGCTTGAAAGTACGTTTCCGGCGATTTCAGGTTCCGCAGCATCAGAATTGAAGACCATTGCTTGACCGTCACGCCGGTTGTGAGCTTGCCGCAGGACAGGGTGATCGACTTCGTGTCAAAGCCGCTTCCGATAGCCGCGCGAACTGGTGGCAAGGCTTCAAGCCCGATGCCTGCCGATGTGCCAGCCGACACCACCACGTTGTACTCGTGCCAGAAATTGTTTTGGCGCTCTGCCAACAGTTTCGTCATAGCATGACATGCGGCGACGTTTGGCAGGAACCAGAATGAGTGCTGGAGGTATGGCAACAACCGCACGTCAGAATATGGGAACGGCGGTCGCGTGCCTGTTCTGAGGTTGTCCACCGCATGAGCCGCGTGCTGGCCCCTGATGATATTCAGCCAGGTCTGCACTTCATCCTTGTGCTTGAACTGTGCATTCGCACCTGTGCCGGTTGCGGCAAAAAACTCGTTCAGGTCGAACTCGTCGAACTCACCCGCGCTTGCTATGGACAACAGTTCGTCCGGCATCTGATAGGTCAGCAACCGCATCTGTGGCAGTGAGCCGTAAGGGTTCCATTGGCCGGGATGGTTTGCCGCAAATTCGGCCTTGGCGCGTTGCTCGTCGGTGTAGGTCCAGTTGAAGATCTGTTCTTCGATGAACTCGCCCGTCGCCAGCGCCTTGAACGGTGTGCCTGACAGGTAGAGGTAAGCCCGTGTCGTAATCGGCAAGAACTCGGTTTCCGCTTCAAGTGGCTCCTGCAACTCGGCAACGCGCTCCGTCAGCTTGTTTGCGTCTTCGAGAAGCTTCTCCTCACGCTCAAGGGCTTCTTCTTCGCCTTCGAACAGTTCCTTGGCACTCTCACGCCACGCGCCGAAATGGTATTCGTCAAAAACCACCAAGTCCCAGTTGACCGCGTGGAGCCAATCGTTCCGGGGCTTGATATTACCCAGCCGATCCTTGCCCAGCATGTCTTGGAACGAGCCAAAGTAGACCACAGGCTTGCTCTCGTCGATCTGGGTTGGATCGGCGTCTGATTTGCGGGACAGGTATTGCCAGCCGTCGAAATCGACATGGCTTTCAAGGTCGGTTTGCCACGCATCTTCCACGGCTGGCTTGAAGGTCAGCACCAGCACCCGCTTTGCGCCCATCTTGCGGGCCAACTGGTAGGTGGTGAAGGTCTTGCCGTAGCGCATCTTGGCGTTCCACAGAAAGCGGGGAACGGCGTGCATGTCCTCAGACCAACGGGACATATAGTAGGCGTGAGTTTGCTCGACCGCCTCGCGCTGTTCCCTGCGCATGGCAAAGGTCTGGTGGTGCGTGCCCGAGCGTTTTTGCCCGGTGCGCAATTCGGTCAGGACGGTCTGCACATCCGCAAGAGAACACTGCATCCATTCCTTTTCAGTGTTCACAAATCCCTTGCTGACAAGCCGCGCGCGCACTTCATGGTCGGTTATGAAAGAACCATCCGCACGTTCTGCTGGTTCATCAAGTTCGATGGTGAAGTTCTTGATTGCGGCGGTGCCGAGTTGCTCGTTTACCCGTTGCCGCACATCCCGTGTGGTCTGCCCGACTTTGAGAAGACCCGCGTGGGCGGCATCGTCAATCGAATAAGCGTAAATGCGGGGGCGAGCCTTTGGTTTTGGCTCTAGAATGTCGTCAACAGTCACGGACATCGCTATTCCATTGGCCGAATAAGCGCTTCGATGTAGCTCTGTTCTTCGCTAGTGATCGCATACTTTTCGAAAAGTGCCTCATCTGTCCAGTGACGGTCCCAAGACTGCATAGGGACCCACGAGTAAGTTCCGTGCGTAGCGTGCTGTGTGATCTTCCGTAGAGAAACCAAAAACCGAAAGAAACGGGTCTTGTAATAGGACTGGATGCTCTCTGCCGCTGCCTGTGAGTCCACGTAGAAGAACAAAAATGATTGAGTGCAGACCGAAGGATTTGGAGCAATCTGCGACGGTCCAAGTACAATATCCACGCCGCTTTTTTCTCTCTCTCGCCCCGATCCTACAGCCGGAACTAGAAGTTTCCACGTATCGACCAGATGTGCACTTTTGGTAATTTTCTCACGCTCAATGAAGCCATGACTACGCTTCATTTTTCGAATGTAGTAGAGCGGAACGTCCCCCGGTTTTTCTGTCTTGTGAAATCCATCAAAATTGGATGTCCAGCCAAACTCTTTGTCTCTCGCGAGAATAGTATTAACGGATGGTTCACTGTGACTAAGTGTCTTTCGCAGGATGTCGAGCGCTCGGTCGTCTCGAACCAAAACATCAAATTCGTTGAGGTCTCGAAGCGATGGCCCAGAGATTTCTCCACCCCTAACCGTTGAAACCATACATTGGCCGTCATGCTCCGCGTCCCACAGGAAGTAACATGCCCCTCCATTAATGCCGACCGAAGAGAATACTTCCGCAGCATTGGTATAGTCGACGAGGACTTTGAGGTGAGTATCGTTTAGCATCGTGTTGCGAAAATCGTTCAACCCAAGCCCAGTGGCCATCCAACGAGATGGAATAACCATTGATAGATACCGTGGCTGAAGGGCTTTGGCTTGTTCGACAAAGTGCTGATAAATTGGCACGTCACGCGTACCGCCATCGCTCGCGAGTTGATATGGTGGGTTCCCTACGATGACATCGAACTGCATGTCGCCTCCAAAAAGCGCCGAAACGCGCTCCCTAATATTGTTGGTGTGAATGAACGCATAGGCATGACTTTCTCGGTCTTCGCCTCGGTCCAGCGTCGATCTGCTCGCACCGCAGAAGGTGCACTTGCCTTGTTTGTTCCAGTTATGCTCCACCCGTTCGAACCAGATATTGCCCGCCTCGGAATTGAAGCCGCGTGAAATCGAATGCGGCCCGTTCGCGTGTTTCGAGCAATAGAGCGAGCGCCGCGCCAGCATGGCCGTTAATTCGGTGATGCCAATGCCGTAGACCTGTCGCGTCAGGATGTGATCCACGCGCGCTTGCAATTCGGGCATCTGTGGCTCAAGGCCGACTATCAGGCGTTTTGTGATCTCCCGCAGGAACACCCCTGACTTGGTGCATGGATCAAGAAACCTGACGGACGGGTCGGCCCAAATGTTTGCGCCGTCATTGTCCGCTGCCCATGCCTCTGCCAGCGTGTCCAACATTCGGTTGGAAAACTCGGGAGGCGTGAACACTTCGTCGTTGGACAAGTTTGCAATACAGGACAGAACGTCCGGGTTCCTGCCCCGGAGCGCAAAAGCAGCTTTGGTCATGGTGCCGTCGCCTGTCGCTCAGCAATTGCTTGCTGCCATTCATGATAGTTTTGCTTGGAGCCTTTTACCTTCCAACGTTCACGGCCATTGCTGGATTGATCCAAAATGATGGCGGCAGCGGCGGAAGGGCTGTTGAACCCCCATGGTTTGACAAAGCGCATTCTGCCCGGACCGTCACTAACCAATACCCCGTTGGCCACTAGCTTGTCCTTAAGTGAGGCATACCCAGGATTTTGGACATAACCGGTGTCCGAAAGCGCCTCTGATCCCTCTAGAACCACAAACTCACCGTCTTCTTCGACCGCAGTCGCTTGAACCCCGCTCTTGTGGCGTATTTCAAATTGTGTCTCGCCGGATGTGCGCTCTTCAACAGATTTGGCCGTTTGAGTGACGGCCTTCGGTTGCGGCTTCAGCATGTCCAGACCGACCACCGGCAGAACAACCTGCAAGTTCGCGAGGAACTGTTCCATGTTCGCAACGTCAGCCTCAGGCAATCGGCGGCGAGTAGTGTCTGGCTGAGTGCCGTTGTCGAGGACGACGCGACCTGCATCATTGGCGACTTGGATCAGTCTGGCTTCAAGATATTCTGCATGGCCCTTTGAAAGGTCATCGTCACTGGTCGTTACGGTAATGGCCGTTTCCCAGAAGTCTCGCTTTAGCGCACTCTGCTTGATGCGCTCTGCAACAGAATTTCCTGATCCTATGTAAACGCGCGTCCCACCCGGGCTTTCAGGGTCGGGACCGGCCAGAATGTAAACTCCTGTCCGGTCAACTTCATGGCGAGCGGTCATCTCTCCAAATGCCGATGCGCCTGAAACAAAGAGCAGGCCGGTCCAGCCGTGAATAGTTGCTTTGCGAAGTCCCGTTGGCTTTCCGTCCACGAGAAAAAGTTGAATGGTTCGCCCCAAGGCCGCTCCAACACTCATTCGTTAACCTCAAGGGGTAAGTCAATCTGTCTTGCTAAGTCTCTTATTGTCATTGGGGGATATGTCTTTGTCGGTCTAAATATTTCATGATTTCCAAGAGCCGCAAAAAGCGAACCCTCTGCATTAAATGCAGACGCACC
It contains:
- a CDS encoding GIY-YIG nuclease family protein — encoded protein: MTVDDILEPKPKARPRIYAYSIDDAAHAGLLKVGQTTRDVRQRVNEQLGTAAIKNFTIELDEPAERADGSFITDHEVRARLVSKGFVNTEKEWMQCSLADVQTVLTELRTGQKRSGTHHQTFAMRREQREAVEQTHAYYMSRWSEDMHAVPRFLWNAKMRYGKTFTTYQLARKMGAKRVLVLTFKPAVEDAWQTDLESHVDFDGWQYLSRKSDADPTQIDESKPVVYFGSFQDMLGKDRLGNIKPRNDWLHAVNWDLVVFDEYHFGAWRESAKELFEGEEEALEREEKLLEDANKLTERVAELQEPLEAETEFLPITTRAYLYLSGTPFKALATGEFIEEQIFNWTYTDEQRAKAEFAANHPGQWNPYGSLPQMRLLTYQMPDELLSIASAGEFDEFDLNEFFAATGTGANAQFKHKDEVQTWLNIIRGQHAAHAVDNLRTGTRPPFPYSDVRLLPYLQHSFWFLPNVAACHAMTKLLAERQNNFWHEYNVVVSAGTSAGIGLEALPPVRAAIGSGFDTKSITLSCGKLTTGVTVKQWSSILMLRNLKSPETYFQAAFRVQSPWAIKNPNGDNPNEEEVLKPVCFVFDFAPTRALRQLSEYGIGLSPNEPNPENAVRDLVSFLPVLAYDGANMTQIDAGGILDIAMAGTSATLLARKWESALLVNVDNDTLRRIMDNEEAMKAVERIEGWRALGDNIIETIINKSEKVKELKGKAKSGDISEKEKKELSAEEKEFKSKRKLVQEKLVKFATRIPAFMYLTDFRENTLQDVITKLEPDLFLSVTGLTVADFHLLVRLKVFNTEHMNQAVFAFRRYEDASLSYSGIDSHSGLTRYGLYDTVIEVS
- a CDS encoding Eco57I restriction-modification methylase domain-containing protein; translated protein: MTKAAFALRGRNPDVLSCIANLSNDEVFTPPEFSNRMLDTLAEAWAADNDGANIWADPSVRFLDPCTKSGVFLREITKRLIVGLEPQMPELQARVDHILTRQVYGIGITELTAMLARRSLYCSKHANGPHSISRGFNSEAGNIWFERVEHNWNKQGKCTFCGASRSTLDRGEDRESHAYAFIHTNNIRERVSALFGGDMQFDVIVGNPPYQLASDGGTRDVPIYQHFVEQAKALQPRYLSMVIPSRWMATGLGLNDFRNTMLNDTHLKVLVDYTNAAEVFSSVGINGGACYFLWDAEHDGQCMVSTVRGGEISGPSLRDLNEFDVLVRDDRALDILRKTLSHSEPSVNTILARDKEFGWTSNFDGFHKTEKPGDVPLYYIRKMKRSHGFIEREKITKSAHLVDTWKLLVPAVGSGREREKSGVDIVLGPSQIAPNPSVCTQSFLFFYVDSQAAAESIQSYYKTRFFRFLVSLRKITQHATHGTYSWVPMQSWDRHWTDEALFEKYAITSEEQSYIEALIRPME
- a CDS encoding GIY-YIG nuclease family protein, producing MSVGAALGRTIQLFLVDGKPTGLRKATIHGWTGLLFVSGASAFGEMTARHEVDRTGVYILAGPDPESPGGTRVYIGSGNSVAERIKQSALKRDFWETAITVTTSDDDLSKGHAEYLEARLIQVANDAGRVVLDNGTQPDTTRRRLPEADVANMEQFLANLQVVLPVVGLDMLKPQPKAVTQTAKSVEERTSGETQFEIRHKSGVQATAVEEDGEFVVLEGSEALSDTGYVQNPGYASLKDKLVANGVLVSDGPGRMRFVKPWGFNSPSAAAAIILDQSSNGRERWKVKGSKQNYHEWQQAIAERQATAP